A single window of Paenibacillus sp. SYP-B4298 DNA harbors:
- a CDS encoding S8 family peptidase, which produces MRRRKIASWFMVLASLALIIHIAPVFIPSPSPAPAPSVPRMAADESRGGGLNIEKRMKQAALQSDMDLTAMLCHAECKKQMRMTITNARDDKHRRSLIQHMMKTHPHMEYMSWHDKAASSSLGTLPKPLKPHVEQAKQSLSNSREFHSGTVMLPDGKRYMVLAVPDSRNPGQGLIGVVQQHIVAQVEQHQRRNLRLVPYPHEGKYKTKAVEPGTLNDTRVQTGEANQDASHYHTNEVVVRFRQDPSEQEMQQIRADLDADNIERLGYTYIFRSRSIGTEQLMRYFRQRYNPHYAEPHYYYMTNWSFSNTNTDPAAAQPIVPNDALYSQYQWNLPTIETERGWSVERGSNEVLVAVLDTGVQTDHPDLKGQIAEGVNIVDKEATPEDDVGHGTHVSGIIAAATNNGQGVAGLSWYNKVMPVKVLDNSGAGTTYSVAEGIIWATDHGAKVINMSLGNYASAEFLHDAIRYAYDHDVVLIAASGNDNTDRPGYPAAYPEVFAVAATDHDGNRASFSNYGDYIDVAAPGASIASTYPGSQYAALSGTSMASPHVAALAALIRSKNPELNNEQVMQLMRDTSTDLGKPGKDDYFGYGQIDVAKALEAAKPQGAAPAGTMKQQTETFSLWDAFTRLFRGSPVH; this is translated from the coding sequence ATGCGACGCCGAAAAATTGCATCATGGTTTATGGTTCTTGCTTCATTAGCTTTAATTATTCATATCGCTCCGGTCTTCATTCCTTCTCCTTCACCTGCCCCGGCTCCCTCCGTCCCGCGCATGGCGGCAGATGAAAGCCGCGGTGGCGGGCTTAATATCGAGAAGCGGATGAAGCAGGCAGCGCTGCAGAGCGACATGGATTTGACCGCCATGCTGTGCCATGCGGAATGCAAGAAGCAGATGCGGATGACCATCACGAATGCCAGGGATGACAAGCACCGCAGAAGTCTGATTCAACACATGATGAAGACCCATCCTCATATGGAATACATGAGCTGGCATGACAAGGCCGCCAGCAGTAGCCTTGGCACCTTGCCCAAGCCGCTGAAGCCACACGTTGAGCAGGCCAAGCAAAGCCTGTCTAACAGCCGTGAATTTCATTCGGGCACTGTGATGCTCCCTGATGGCAAACGGTACATGGTGCTGGCTGTTCCCGACAGCCGCAATCCCGGTCAGGGGCTGATCGGCGTCGTACAGCAGCATATCGTTGCACAGGTCGAGCAGCACCAGCGCCGCAACCTGAGACTTGTTCCCTACCCCCATGAGGGTAAATACAAGACCAAGGCTGTCGAGCCAGGGACGCTGAACGATACGCGCGTGCAGACCGGTGAAGCTAACCAGGACGCCTCTCATTATCATACGAATGAAGTCGTCGTCCGCTTCCGGCAAGATCCGAGCGAGCAGGAGATGCAACAGATTCGCGCCGATCTGGACGCCGACAACATCGAGCGGCTGGGGTATACGTATATATTTCGTTCGCGATCGATCGGCACCGAGCAGCTCATGCGTTATTTCCGTCAACGCTATAACCCGCATTACGCTGAGCCCCATTATTACTATATGACGAATTGGAGCTTCTCCAATACGAATACAGACCCTGCCGCAGCTCAGCCGATCGTCCCTAATGACGCCCTCTATTCTCAATATCAGTGGAATCTGCCCACGATCGAGACGGAACGGGGCTGGTCGGTGGAACGGGGGAGCAATGAGGTGCTGGTTGCCGTGCTGGATACAGGGGTTCAGACAGATCACCCGGACTTGAAGGGACAGATTGCCGAAGGGGTGAACATTGTGGACAAGGAGGCGACCCCGGAGGATGATGTGGGGCATGGCACCCACGTCTCTGGCATCATCGCTGCTGCAACCAACAACGGCCAGGGAGTTGCCGGCCTGTCCTGGTACAACAAGGTCATGCCTGTCAAGGTGCTGGACAACTCCGGAGCGGGAACGACCTACTCGGTAGCCGAGGGCATTATATGGGCGACTGATCACGGCGCCAAGGTCATTAATATGAGCTTGGGCAACTACGCCTCGGCCGAATTCTTGCATGATGCGATTCGCTACGCCTATGACCATGATGTTGTGCTGATTGCAGCAAGCGGCAATGATAATACCGATCGACCTGGCTATCCTGCTGCCTATCCAGAAGTATTCGCGGTTGCAGCTACGGATCATGATGGCAACAGAGCCTCCTTCTCCAACTACGGCGACTACATTGATGTGGCCGCACCAGGAGCGAGCATTGCCAGTACCTACCCAGGCAGCCAGTATGCCGCTCTGTCAGGCACATCGATGGCTAGCCCTCATGTAGCCGCTCTGGCCGCCCTCATCCGCTCCAAAAATCCCGAGCTGAACAATGAGCAGGTCATGCAGCTTATGCGCGATACAAGCACAGATCTGGGCAAGCCGGGCAAGGACGATTATTTCGGCTATGGTCAGATCGATGTTGCCAAAGCACTGGAGGCCGCAAAGCCGCAAGGTGCGGCGCCGGCGGGTACGATGAAGCAGCAGACGGAGACGTTCTCCTTATGGGATGCGTTCACCCGTTTGTTCCGCGGAAGTCCCGTACACTAG
- a CDS encoding ABC transporter substrate-binding protein, with amino-acid sequence MTMQHSKLSWSAVIMTLLVLILLTSCSSDNAPAETTEIKDDSKQVLRVYWWGNEGRQERTVKVIQQFEDAYPDIQIEWKDAPNSQYWMDIAMLTADQNLHDVIQMDYKYIQEFAHRKLLLPMDALVQEGKLDISDMDASSIGSGTVDGQLYGIVTGINAPSLLYDPQLLDTYNIAAPAGAYTYEDLLAVARQLKTAVNREDFFPVGNTIFDFSYYLRQRGASLFHPSGTALGYTDDQYFMDFMRLQQQYLEEGLMAPKWRQPESNADKDTLIVKGQAAFHSLTSNNVIGFTRAAGRPFKLLPLPSYAGGQEGNYVKPSMFFSISSYTEQADNAALFINFFLNNLQANEELRGERGVPAVAAVREHLTSAMSEEEKEQYTYMDDVQQHSSVIDPPAPLASGRIDTTFRKIEAEFINGELTAEEAAAQFRRHAEDIFSSQIMIQTK; translated from the coding sequence ATGACAATGCAACATAGCAAATTATCTTGGTCAGCAGTCATCATGACGCTGCTGGTGCTCATACTGCTTACATCGTGCAGCAGTGACAACGCACCTGCCGAGACGACGGAAATCAAGGACGACAGCAAGCAGGTGCTGCGTGTATATTGGTGGGGCAACGAAGGCCGGCAAGAACGCACCGTTAAGGTCATCCAACAATTCGAAGATGCTTATCCAGACATTCAGATCGAATGGAAGGATGCCCCTAACTCACAATACTGGATGGATATTGCCATGCTGACCGCAGATCAAAATCTACACGATGTGATTCAGATGGATTATAAATATATCCAAGAGTTCGCGCACCGGAAGCTGCTCTTGCCCATGGATGCCCTTGTGCAGGAAGGCAAGCTGGACATTAGCGATATGGATGCTTCCTCCATCGGTTCCGGCACAGTGGACGGTCAGCTCTACGGCATCGTTACCGGAATCAATGCCCCCAGCCTGCTCTATGACCCGCAATTGCTGGATACCTACAACATTGCCGCGCCTGCTGGGGCCTATACCTATGAGGATTTGCTCGCAGTGGCACGCCAGCTCAAGACTGCCGTTAATCGGGAGGACTTTTTCCCTGTAGGCAATACCATCTTTGATTTCAGCTATTACCTGCGCCAGCGGGGAGCATCGCTGTTTCATCCCTCAGGCACAGCGCTCGGCTATACAGACGACCAATACTTTATGGACTTTATGCGTCTGCAGCAGCAGTATCTTGAGGAGGGACTGATGGCGCCCAAGTGGCGGCAGCCTGAATCCAATGCCGACAAGGACACGCTCATCGTCAAGGGTCAGGCAGCCTTCCATTCCTTGACAAGCAATAATGTTATCGGCTTCACAAGAGCAGCCGGCCGACCGTTCAAGCTGCTCCCGTTGCCCTCGTATGCTGGCGGACAGGAAGGCAATTATGTGAAGCCTTCGATGTTTTTCTCGATCTCGTCCTATACCGAGCAGGCGGATAACGCCGCCCTGTTCATCAACTTCTTCCTGAACAATCTGCAGGCTAATGAGGAGCTGCGCGGCGAGCGTGGCGTACCTGCGGTTGCAGCGGTCAGAGAGCATCTGACCTCAGCCATGAGCGAGGAAGAAAAGGAACAATATACCTATATGGACGATGTACAGCAGCATTCCAGCGTTATTGATCCGCCGGCTCCTCTCGCCTCGGGAAGAATCGATACGACGTTTCGCAAGATAGAGGCCGAATTTATCAATGGCGAATTGACCGCGGAAGAAGCAGCCGCTCAGTTCAGACGTCATGCAGAGGATATATTTTCTTCCCAGATCATGATCCAAACTAAATGA
- a CDS encoding methyl-accepting chemotaxis protein: MKNTISKKLYGGFGAILLLLLLIAVLNAQQMSEVDHRYNELFQYRVTSMSSVKDLSMAVKDESSSIARFILDGDLSSVESYRAAVSSYNQISHHLQPYITDRDEWQILMGLDLLQQQYTSNIEQMIEHKLQGREAAALELSRTNDPIIQKFTETANRFVKLQEEQMALSLREVEEEVSSTELLVTALSALSILIGLAIAFWISRLITKPVRALAVAAERIAAGDLTQSRIEVKSRDELALLSTAFNTMSTNLRDIIARLTSNAEQVAASSQQLAAGAEHTVKATEQVVEITELVSAGSQEQMTKLHESLSSVRSLSGEARGIAERAQVVNDKSQYAASVSTEGSEAVSSAMEQMNQLHHTVEQISGDVTKLALRSQEIGNIISVIGDISSQTNLLALNAAIEAARAGEAGRGFAVVAQEIRKLADQSAQSSKKITELVQAIQQDTSTTIRSVETGIAVATSGRAAVAAAGDSFSAILTSVSDVAQQIQTVSAAAASMSANTSVLSESMEKVQRIADETSEGTISVSAATQEQLATMEQITSSCAHLTRMSEELLEVVSTFKV; encoded by the coding sequence ATGAAAAATACAATCAGCAAAAAGCTCTATGGAGGCTTCGGAGCGATCCTGCTGCTGCTGCTCCTTATCGCAGTTTTGAATGCGCAGCAGATGAGCGAAGTCGATCACCGTTATAATGAACTCTTCCAATATCGGGTCACCTCGATGAGCAGCGTCAAAGACTTGAGCATGGCAGTCAAGGATGAGAGCAGCAGTATCGCCCGTTTTATTCTAGATGGCGACCTGTCATCCGTAGAGAGCTATCGTGCAGCAGTTTCTTCCTATAACCAGATCAGCCATCATTTGCAGCCATACATAACCGACCGTGATGAATGGCAGATTTTAATGGGTCTTGATTTGCTTCAGCAGCAATATACGAGCAATATTGAACAAATGATCGAGCATAAGCTGCAAGGTCGCGAAGCGGCGGCGCTGGAGCTCTCGCGCACGAATGATCCCATTATCCAGAAGTTCACAGAGACAGCCAATCGGTTTGTCAAGCTGCAGGAGGAGCAGATGGCCCTTAGTTTGCGGGAAGTGGAGGAGGAGGTAAGCAGTACAGAGCTGCTGGTTACTGCATTGTCTGCCTTATCCATATTAATTGGCCTGGCGATTGCCTTCTGGATCTCACGCTTGATTACGAAGCCGGTTCGTGCGCTGGCTGTAGCTGCTGAACGTATTGCAGCGGGAGACTTGACCCAATCCCGAATCGAGGTCAAGTCTCGCGACGAGCTTGCGCTCCTCTCCACCGCCTTCAATACCATGAGCACCAATCTGCGCGACATCATCGCCCGGCTCACCTCCAACGCCGAGCAAGTGGCTGCTTCCTCCCAGCAGTTAGCCGCTGGAGCAGAGCACACAGTTAAGGCGACGGAGCAGGTCGTGGAAATTACCGAATTGGTATCCGCCGGCTCACAGGAGCAGATGACGAAGCTGCATGAGAGTCTAAGCTCTGTGCGCAGCCTGTCCGGCGAGGCTCGCGGTATCGCTGAACGTGCACAGGTCGTAAATGATAAATCCCAATATGCCGCGTCCGTTTCTACAGAGGGGAGTGAGGCGGTCTCTAGTGCCATGGAGCAGATGAATCAGCTCCACCACACCGTCGAACAAATATCCGGGGATGTCACCAAGCTCGCGCTGCGCTCACAGGAGATTGGCAACATTATCAGCGTGATTGGCGACATCTCCTCGCAGACCAATCTGCTAGCACTCAATGCCGCTATCGAGGCTGCACGGGCGGGCGAGGCGGGTCGAGGGTTTGCCGTTGTAGCGCAAGAAATTCGCAAGCTGGCTGACCAGTCTGCCCAATCCAGCAAGAAGATCACCGAGCTGGTACAGGCGATTCAGCAGGACACAAGTACGACAATCCGCTCGGTGGAGACTGGCATTGCTGTCGCCACCTCTGGCCGTGCCGCCGTCGCCGCTGCGGGAGATTCCTTCTCTGCCATCCTGACCTCTGTCAGCGATGTGGCCCAGCAGATCCAGACGGTCTCCGCCGCTGCTGCAAGCATGTCTGCCAATACCTCTGTACTATCGGAGTCGATGGAGAAGGTGCAGCGTATTGCCGACGAAACCTCCGAGGGCACCATCAGCGTCTCGGCGGCCACTCAGGAACAACTGGCGACCATGGAGCAGATCACTTCCTCTTGTGCCCATCTGACCCGCATGTCCGAGGAACTGCTCGAAGTCGTGAGCACCTTCAAGGTTTAG
- a CDS encoding Nif3-like dinuclear metal center hexameric protein, producing MLANGHTLIQLMEELAPKHYAVEGDKIGLQVGTLNKPIAKVLIALDVTDEVVEEAIAAGANLIIAHHAVIYRPLAKLDFSTPGGRLFEKLIKHDIAVYIAHTNLDVADGGINDAMAQMLGLEGRGTLDEVHNDQLFKLAVFVPKTHSKQVQEAIWQAGAGQIGHYSSCSFTVEGTGTFRPGAGATPYIGEQGRLESVEEVRVETIVSGAVKRKVVQALLKAHPYEEVAYDLYPMDMKGRSFGLGRVGKLPEAISLRQLAEQVKSAFDVPALRVVGNLESQVRKVAVLGGSGGRYVSKALFAGADVLVTGDIDYHTAQDALVAGLAIIDPGHNIEKLMKPLVADWLAQRLRERSLMTEVAASEVSTEVFQFI from the coding sequence ATGCTTGCAAACGGACACACCCTCATTCAACTGATGGAGGAGCTTGCGCCGAAGCATTATGCGGTGGAAGGGGATAAAATTGGTCTGCAGGTCGGTACACTGAACAAGCCGATCGCGAAGGTGCTGATTGCTCTGGATGTAACGGATGAGGTGGTAGAAGAGGCGATCGCTGCCGGAGCCAATCTGATCATTGCCCATCATGCGGTCATCTATCGTCCGCTGGCCAAGCTTGATTTCTCCACGCCGGGCGGCAGACTGTTCGAGAAGCTGATCAAGCATGATATTGCTGTCTATATTGCTCATACAAATCTGGACGTGGCTGATGGCGGGATTAATGATGCGATGGCCCAGATGCTGGGCCTGGAGGGGCGCGGCACGCTGGATGAGGTACATAATGACCAGTTGTTCAAGCTGGCGGTATTCGTACCGAAGACGCATAGCAAGCAGGTGCAGGAAGCGATCTGGCAAGCAGGTGCGGGCCAGATTGGACACTACAGCAGTTGCAGCTTCACTGTCGAGGGAACAGGCACCTTCCGGCCGGGAGCAGGTGCGACGCCCTACATCGGCGAGCAGGGCCGTCTGGAATCGGTGGAGGAGGTCAGAGTAGAGACGATCGTCTCCGGAGCGGTCAAGCGCAAGGTGGTGCAGGCGCTGCTCAAGGCTCATCCGTATGAGGAGGTAGCCTATGACCTGTACCCGATGGACATGAAGGGTCGCTCGTTCGGACTAGGGAGAGTGGGCAAGCTGCCGGAGGCCATCTCCCTGCGTCAGCTTGCAGAGCAGGTGAAGAGCGCCTTCGATGTGCCGGCGCTGCGGGTGGTCGGCAACCTGGAGAGCCAGGTGCGCAAGGTGGCGGTGCTGGGCGGCTCCGGCGGCCGATATGTCAGCAAGGCGCTATTTGCCGGGGCAGATGTGCTCGTTACCGGAGATATAGACTATCATACGGCGCAGGATGCACTTGTAGCCGGACTGGCCATTATCGACCCTGGACACAACATTGAGAAGCTCATGAAGCCGCTTGTCGCGGATTGGCTAGCACAGCGGCTGCGGGAACGGAGCCTGATGACCGAGGTAGCTGCTTCCGAGGTGTCCACCGAAGTATTCCAGTTCATATAA
- a CDS encoding tRNA (adenine(22)-N(1))-methyltransferase, whose translation MITLSKRLDTIASLVSSQHRVADIGSDHALLPVYLLQSGKCPAAIAGELNEGPYKAACRQVAAAGLQQKIQVRQGNGLDVLHQSEADTITIAGMGGGLIRDILESGRAAGKLEGVRELVLQPNVGEELVRRWLVAHHWVLQAERIVLEDGKIYEIMHATSAKDVQEAAEANGKLYHPGFWEQTYGQQLRPDLVYMMGPWLMRQPDAVWSRKWQGELAKLEHIQSQLSRSDLPESREKLVQLQQDMNEIKEVLACLQTDTPSFN comes from the coding sequence ATGATAACGTTATCGAAACGATTGGATACGATTGCCTCTCTGGTCAGCTCGCAGCATCGAGTGGCCGATATCGGCTCAGATCATGCGCTGCTGCCGGTCTATCTGCTGCAATCTGGCAAATGTCCGGCGGCGATCGCCGGAGAGCTGAATGAAGGCCCGTACAAGGCGGCTTGCCGCCAGGTAGCTGCAGCAGGTCTGCAGCAAAAGATTCAGGTCAGGCAAGGCAATGGATTGGATGTGCTGCATCAATCCGAGGCGGATACAATTACGATCGCCGGGATGGGCGGAGGGCTCATCCGCGACATATTGGAATCAGGCAGAGCTGCCGGCAAGCTTGAGGGGGTGCGTGAGCTGGTGCTGCAGCCGAATGTGGGTGAGGAGCTCGTGCGCCGTTGGCTCGTCGCTCACCATTGGGTGCTCCAAGCTGAGCGCATCGTGCTGGAGGACGGCAAAATCTATGAGATCATGCATGCAACGTCTGCCAAGGATGTGCAGGAAGCAGCGGAAGCCAATGGAAAGCTGTACCATCCTGGATTCTGGGAACAGACCTATGGACAACAGTTGCGTCCTGATCTGGTGTATATGATGGGGCCGTGGCTGATGCGCCAGCCAGATGCAGTATGGAGCCGCAAGTGGCAAGGCGAGCTTGCAAAGCTGGAGCATATCCAGTCTCAGCTTAGCCGCTCTGATCTGCCGGAATCACGGGAGAAGCTGGTGCAGTTGCAGCAGGACATGAATGAAATAAAGGAGGTTCTGGCATGCTTGCAAACGGACACACCCTCATTCAACTGA